The genomic DNA GACGCCTCGTCGGTTCCAGCTCCTTCGCGCACGTCGAAGGCGACCTTTATCTTGAACAGGCGGATGGCCGGCAGCGCCAGCACGTCGTCGCATCCCGTCTGCGCCACGATGCGCGCAAGCTCCGCGTCGCGCGCCTCCGCGCCCCGCGCGATGAGCGTGAACCACAGGTTGTAGCGGTCGTCGCGCTCGTAGTTGTGCGTGATGCCCGGATGCGCGCCCACGAGCGCGGCCACCCGGTCGAGGTCGCCGGGTTCCACGGCAAGCGCGACGAGCGTGGATGCGTAGCCGATGCGCGACGATTCGAAGCTGGCGCCGATGCGTCGGACGATGTCGGCCGTGCGCGCAGCCTCCACCGCGGCGAACGCCTGCTCCTCCGACGTGCCGCACGCATCCCCCAGCGCCGCGTAGGGGCGCTCGCACACGGGAAGCTCCTGCTGCACGCGCGTGAGCACGCGGCGGGCGACGGGCGAATCGAGGTGGACGCCCAGCGTGCCGCGCGCCTCAGCGGCCATGACGGCCTCCGATGATCCAGCGCGCAGCGTCCTTCGCATGGTAGGTGATGATTGCGTCGGCGCCGGCGCGCTTCATGGAAAGCAGCGTCTCCAGCACCACGCGGCGCTCGTCGATCCACCCTTGCGCGGCGGCGGCCTTCACCATGGCGTACTCGCCCGACACGTTGTAGGCCACGGTGGGAAACGCGAAGGCGTCCTTCACGCGCCGCACCACGTCCAGATAGGATAGCGCCGGCTTCACGATGACAAGGTCGGCCCCCTCCTCGATGTCGAGGCGCACCTCGCGCAGCGCCTCGACGCTGTTCGCGGGATCCATCTGGTACGCCGAGCGGTCGCCGAACGCCGGCGCCGAATCGGCCGCATCGCGGAACGGCCCGTAGTAGCCCGACGCGTACTTCGCCGCATACGCCATGATGGGCACGTGCGAAAAGCCCGCCTCGTCGAGCGCCGAGCGCAGCGCGCCCACGCGCCCGTCCATCATGTCGGACGGGGCCACCATGTCGGCTCCGGCGCGCGCATGGCTCACCGCCTCGGCCGCCAGGAGCCCGAGCGTCTCGTCGTTGTCCACGCCCCCGCGCTCGTCGAGCACGCCGCAATGGCCGTGGCTCGTGTACTCGCACAAGCACACGTCGGTGATCACGTGGAAGTCGGGCGCGTGTTCCTTGATGGCGCGCACGGCCTGCTGCACCACGCCGCGGTCGTCGTAAGCTTCGCTGCCCCGCTCGTCCTTGCGCGCAGGAAGGCCGAACAGCATGAGCGAGTTCACGCGGCAGCTTCGAAGCTCGTCCACCTCGGCCGCCAGCTGGTCGATCGAAAGCTGGAACACGCCCGGCATGGACGCCACCTCGTCGCGCACGCCGGCCCCCGGCTTCACGAACACCGGGTATACCAGATCGCCCGGTTCCACGCGCGTCTCGCGCACGAACGCGCGCACCGCGGGGTTCGCACGCATGCGGCGCGGACGGTAAGCGGGAAATCCCATGGTCGTCGCTCCTCTCCGGCGCGCTTACGCGACGCCGATCTCCTCGTCGGTCAGGTAGCATGCCGGGTCGGGGCCCCACAGATCGCCCGTGGCGGCCTCGCTGCGCACGCGGAAGTTGCCGTTGCAGATGTCGAGCCAGCGACACTGCTGGCAGCGCCCCTTCACGAAGGGCCGCTTGTCCTTCAGGCGGAACATGAGCTCGCTTTGCTCGGTGGCGCGGCTCGTGTCGCCCCATATCTCCGAGAACGTCCGCTCGCGCACGTTGCCCAGCGGGAAATGGCGCCAGAACTGGTCGGCGTACACCTCCCCGTCCCAGCTCACGCACCCGATGCCCGCGCCCGTGGAGTTGCCGCGGTTCCATTGGAGCAGCTGCAGCACCTCTTCGGCGCGTGCCGGGTTCTCGCGCAGAAGCTCCAGGTAGACGAAGGGCCCGTCGGCGTGGTTGTCCACCGTGAGGATCTCGGGCGACCCGCCCCGGTCGAACCAGTCGCGCGTCCGGTCCATGATGAGGCGCACAGCCGCACGCGTCTCGGCATGGTCGAGGTCCTCATCCATGAGCGCGCTCCCCCGCCCCGTGTACACGAGGTGGTAGAAGCAGGCGCGCTTCACGCCTTCCGCCTCCATGATGTCGAACACGTCGCCTATCTCGCGCCAGTTGCGCTTGTTGACGGTCATGCGCAGGCCCACCTTGATGCCCGCCGCCTTCGCGTTGCGCATGCCCTCGATGGCGCGGTCGAAGCTGCCGGGCAGGCCGCGGAACTCGTCGTGCGTCTCGCGCGCGCCATCGAGCGACACGCCCACGTACGAAAGCCCCACGTCGGCGAAGCGCGCCGCCAGCTCAGGCGTGATGAGCGTGCCGTTCGTCGACAGGACCACGCGCATGCCGCGATCTTTCGCGTGCTGCATGAGCTCGACCACGTCCTCGCGCATGCACGGCTCCCCTCCCGAGAACAGCAGCACGGGCGCGCCGAACGCGGACAGGTCGTCGATCATGGCCTTCGCCTCGCCGGAAGACATCTCGCCCTCGTAGCTCTTGCACTCGGATCCCGCGTAGCAGTGCACGCAGCGCAGGTTGCACGTCTGCGTGCAGTTCCACACCACGACGGGTTTCTTGTCGCGCGAGAACTGCAGCAGCTCGCTGGGGAGCTTGCCCGACTCGCGGTTGTAGCGCAGCACGTCGGCAGGCTCGACCGCCCCGCAGTACAGCTTGGATATTCCGATCATATACGCTCCTTCACGTTTCGTTGACGCACGAGGCGCGGTGCTTGACGATGGCCTCGACCAGGCCGTCGATCGTGTACGCTTCGGCCTGGGCCGCGATGCGCAGCGACTCGTCGCGAGCGGTGGTGGTGGTGATGGGCCCGATGGAATAGAAGTCGAGGCGCTCGAGCACCTCGACCGGGTTCGGCGCAACGTCGCGCACGAGGCCGACGAAGTTGCGCACCGTGGACGACGAGGTGAACGTCACGGCGTCCGCTTCCCCGGCTATCAAGCTCGCCAAGGCGGGTTCTGCCGAAGCGCGCGACGGAGGCACGGTGCGGTACACGGGGACGACGTCCACGCGCGCTCCGCAGGCGCGCAGCATCCGAGGCAGCACGTCGCGCGCCTCGAGGGCTCGCGGCACGAGCACCCAGTCGCCGTCCGTCAAGCCCGCCTCGATGAGCAGGTCCGCCACCGCTTCGGCCCGGAACTCGCCGGGCACGAGGTCGGCGACGATCCCGCGCTCGGCCAGCTCAGCCGCCGTGGCGGGCCCGATGGCGGCGATGCGCGCGCAGGCGAGCGCGCGGGCGTCCAGCCCTGCGAGCACGAGGCGTTCGAAAAACGCCTTCACTCCGTTCGCGCTCGTGAACACGACGAACCGGTAGCCGGCGAGGCGTTCGATGCACGAGTCGACGCCGCTGAACGAGGACGGCGCTGCGATGGAGATGACGGGCAGCTCGATGACCGAAGCGCCGAGCGCACGCAGCCGCTCCGTCAGCCCGCTCGCCTGGGCGCGCGTGCGCGTGACGGCGACGGTCGTGCCCGCAAGCGGGCCGGGCTCGTACCAAGCCAACCGCTCGCGCAGGGCGGCCACGGCGCCCACGACGATGATGGCCGGCGCCTTGAACCCGACGGCCGCCGCACGTTCGGCAATGGTGGCCAACGTTCCCGCAAGCACCTCCTGCATGGGCGTCGTGCCCCAGCGGACGAGGGAGACCGGCGTGTCGGCCGAGCGCCCCGCCTCCATCAGCCGCCGCGCGATGACGGGCAGGTTGCGCACGCCCATGTAGAAGCACAGCGTGTCGGCGCCGTGGGCGATGCCGCTCCAGTCGACGGCCGTCTCGGCCTTCGTCGGATCCTCGCTTCCCGTGACGAACGTCACCGACGAGGCCAACCCGCGGTGCGTGACGGGGATGCCCGCGAAGGCGGGTGCGGCCACGCCGCTCGTCACGCCCGGCACGATCGGGCAAGGGAACCCCGCCTCGGCGAGCGCGAGCGCCTCTTCGCCGCCGCGCCCGAACACGAACGGGTCGCCGCCCTTGAGACGCACGAGCACCCCGCCTCCGCGCGCGGCCAGATCGCGCGCACGCTGCACCAGCAGCTCGTTGATCTGACGTTGGGTCACATGCTCCGAAAAGCCCTTTTTGCCCACGTACACGCGCTCGGCGTCCTGCGGCGCGTGCGCCAACAGAGCCGGATTCGCCAAGTAGTCGTACACCACGACGTCGGCTCGCGAAAGCGCGGCCGCTCCCGCGAGCGTGAGCAGGTTCGGATCGCCCGGCCCCGCTCCCACGAGCAGAGCCTCCACCCCCTGCGCCGTCATGCGAGCGGCCTTTCGTCGCCCGCGGCCCGCACCGCGTCGAGCACGGCACGCGCGCCCTGGGCCTCAAACTCCTCCACCGCCCGCTGCGCGAGCGCGCGGGCTTCTCGGACGGCCGCCTCGACCGCGTCCGTGTCGTTGGGCGGCTGCGACGCTGCGGACAGACGGCTTCTCAGCACGTGCGAGCCGTCGAGCGAGCCCACGAACGCGTCCAGCACGAGCAGCCCCTCCTCATAGCGCGCATAGGCTCCGATGGGAACCTGGCAGCCGCCGTCCAAAGCGCGCATGACGTGGCGTTCCGCAGCCACGCATGCATCGGTGGCGGCGCAGCGCACCTGCGCGCAGGCCCGCGCCGTCCGCTCGTCGTCCGCACGGACCTCGAGCCCGATCGCGCCCTGCCCTACCGCCGGCACGACGGTATCGACGGAGAATGCCTCGGCGACCTCGGCGCTCCATCCCATGCGCTCGATGCCGGCAGCCGCCAACACGACGGCGTCGAGCGCGCCGTCGCGCACCTTGGCGATGCGAGTGTCCAGGTTGCCGCGAACCTCGACGTAGTCGAGGTCGTCGCGCACCGCCCGCAGCTGGGACAGGCGCCTGAGCGCGCCCGTGCCCACCCGGGAGCCTGCCGGCAGGCCCGCGAACGTCGTGCCCGACGCCGCCACCAGCACGTCGCGCGCATCGGCACGAATAAGGCAGCCCGCCAGCGCGAGCCCTTCCGGCAGCGCCGTGGGCACGTCCTTCATCGAATGCACGCACACGTCCACGCGGCCGTCGAACAGCGCCTGTTCGAGCTCCTTCGTGAACAGCCCTTTGTCGCCGATCTTCGACAGCGCGACGCCGAGGATCCTATCGCCTTTCGTCTTGACGACCTCGACGCTCACGTCCATGCCGGGGCTGGCGGCGCGCAGAAGATCGGCCACGTGATGCGCCTGCCAGAGCGCGAGCTTGCTGCCGCGCGTTCCGATTCTCATACGATGCACGAACGCTCCTCTCGATGGTGGGGGCACGCGTCGCCGCCATGGCGGGCGCATGCCGATCCGGAAACGAGGCGGCACGTGCGCCCCTCGTCGCTTCGGCACGAGAACCCCTGCGGATACGCGTCGAGGCCGAACAGGTAGCGCGCCGCCTCGGTGTAGCGGTACGCATCCGGATCGCCCGCTTGTTTTCGAAGGCGAGCGGCAGGGCCGTGGAGCAGCTTCTTGGCCACCGCGCTTGCCAGCGCCTCAAGCACGGCCCGCTCCTCCTCGGACGTCTCGACGCCGTGCAGGGCGGCAAGCACTTTCGCCGCGCGGGCCGCCTCGGATGCGCACACGCCGCGCGCCTTGCCATGCATCTGCTTCACCGTGGGAATGACATCGCGCTCTTGCATCCACGCGAGGAACGCGTCTGTCTGCCGGGCGACCAGCGCCTCGGCGCGCACCGACTCGGCAGCGCGCGAGCGTGCGTTCTCGGCCATGGCGGCATCAAGGTCGTCGAGGTCGAAGCAGACGGCGCCCGCCACGTCGGCGCAGGCCGGATCCACCGTGCGCGGCAGTCCCACATCGACCACCACGATCGGCGACGCATCGGCACCGCGCGCCTCGACGGCGCGCGCCAGCGCGTCGCGTGCGATCAGGACGTCCTCGCCGCCCGCGCACGCCACCACGAGATCGGCTTGCGCGAGCCGCTCTCCCAGCTCGTCGAGCATCGCCGGCGTGCCGCCGACGCGTGCCGCCGCCTCCTCGGCGCGCTCGAACGTGCGGTTCGCCACCACGATGTCGCTCACGCCGCGCTCTTCGAGGTACGAAAGCGCGAGCAGTCCCATCTCGCCAGTCCCCACCACGAGGGCGCGCCTGCCGCGGAGCTCTCCCAGCGCGCGTTCCGCAAGCTGCACGGCCGCCGTGGAAACCGACACCGGCCGCTCGCCGATCGCCGTTTCCTCTCGCACGCGCTTGCCCACCTCGAGCGCGCTGCGGAACAGCCGGCGCGTCGTCTCGCCCACAGCCCCCGCGTCTTCGGCGGCGGCGAACGCGCGGCGCACCTGCCCGATGATCTGCGCTTCGCCGAGCACGAGCGAGTCGAGGGAGGAAACGACCCGGAACAGATGCTCCACCGCGCCCGGCCCCTGCTTCACGACGAGTGCCCGGTCGAGCTCCCGCACCCCATCCGCATCCAGGCCCGCGTTGCGACGGAGGGTCTCGACGATGGCGCGGACGCCCTTGGGAGCGGCCAGCACGACGGCGTACGCCTCGGTCCGATTGCACGTCGAGAGGACGACGGCCTCGGACACCTCGTCGTTCGCCAGCAGGCGCGAGAGGTCCGCGCGAAGGCGATCGGCGGGAACGGCCAGCTTGCCGCGCAGCTCGACGCCGGCGGTCTTATGGCTAACGCCCACGACCACGAGCGTCATCGCCCGTCACCCGCCCCGGCGCGGGCCGCTCGAAGCGCTTCCGCGTACACGGCCTCGGCATCGAGCCGCTCGCCTGCGCGCAGGCGCTCGAGCACTCCCAGGTCGCAAGCGGCCTCGAGCACCGGGGCGCGCTCGGCTTCGCCGCCGGCCATGCGCGAACGCACGAGGGCGCGCACCTCGGCCAGCAGGTCCACGTAGACCGCCCAATCCTCGGGAAAGCGCCCTTCCAGCTCCCGCCGCAGCCGCTTCGCAAGCACAGGCGCGGCGCCCGACGTGGACACGGCCAACTGCAACGGCCCGCGCCGCACCACCGACGGCACGATGAAGCTGCAATGCGCAGGATCGTCCACGACGTTCGCCGGCACGCCGCGCGCCTCGGCTTCGGCGTACACCGCCTCGTTCACCGCCGCGTCGTCGGTGGCAGCGTACACGAGAAACACGCCCTCGACGTCGTTTTCGCGAAATGCGCGGCGCCTCAGATCGACGAGGCCGTCGCGCGCCTGCGCCTCCAAGCCCGCCGTGACCGTCGGCGCCACGACTCGAACGCACGCGCCCGCCCGGGCAAGGCCTGCGGCCTTCCGCTCGGCGACGGCCCCGCCGCCCACCACGAGCGCCGTCCTTCCCCGCACGTCGAGGAACACCGGATAGTACGATGCTCCCTCTTCCGCGCCGTCGGGAATTCGCTCGCGAACCGTCTCGACCATGCGACCTCCTCTCCGCGTTATGTCGGATTCTCGTCTTGCCCGCGCATCGATGCGCGGGCGCTTCGCCTGCAGCCGGACTTCGACCGGCTGCGTTCGAGCATAGGTTATGACGTAGCGTCGCCGTCAACGGCGTTTCTCGAGATAGGTCGATATAAGAGGGGAAAACCCTTGGGTGGCGCCGGTGGTTCCGACCGGCCGAGACCGGCCTGCGTTCGTTTTACGCCAGCGGGTAGAACACGTACAGCGTGCCCTCCTCGACGGCTACCGTGGCCTCCTCGCCGGTCAGTTCGTTCGACAGCCCGCGCGAGGTGCGGTTCGACAGCGGCTCGTCGTCGATGGAGTACTCCATGCCGCGCTCGATGACGCCGCGCGCCATGTCGTTGGCCGAGAACACCGACACGGTTCCCCCGCCAAGCGCCGGCAGCTCGAACACGTCGGGACCGGTGAGCAGCCGCACGGCGTACGTGTCGGCGACGGCGGTCACGTACACGTCG from Eggerthella lenta DSM 2243 includes the following:
- the hemB gene encoding porphobilinogen synthase, with the protein product MGFPAYRPRRMRANPAVRAFVRETRVEPGDLVYPVFVKPGAGVRDEVASMPGVFQLSIDQLAAEVDELRSCRVNSLMLFGLPARKDERGSEAYDDRGVVQQAVRAIKEHAPDFHVITDVCLCEYTSHGHCGVLDERGGVDNDETLGLLAAEAVSHARAGADMVAPSDMMDGRVGALRSALDEAGFSHVPIMAYAAKYASGYYGPFRDAADSAPAFGDRSAYQMDPANSVEALREVRLDIEEGADLVIVKPALSYLDVVRRVKDAFAFPTVAYNVSGEYAMVKAAAAQGWIDERRVVLETLLSMKRAGADAIITYHAKDAARWIIGGRHGR
- the ahbC gene encoding 12,18-didecarboxysiroheme deacetylase produces the protein MIGISKLYCGAVEPADVLRYNRESGKLPSELLQFSRDKKPVVVWNCTQTCNLRCVHCYAGSECKSYEGEMSSGEAKAMIDDLSAFGAPVLLFSGGEPCMREDVVELMQHAKDRGMRVVLSTNGTLITPELAARFADVGLSYVGVSLDGARETHDEFRGLPGSFDRAIEGMRNAKAAGIKVGLRMTVNKRNWREIGDVFDIMEAEGVKRACFYHLVYTGRGSALMDEDLDHAETRAAVRLIMDRTRDWFDRGGSPEILTVDNHADGPFVYLELLRENPARAEEVLQLLQWNRGNSTGAGIGCVSWDGEVYADQFWRHFPLGNVRERTFSEIWGDTSRATEQSELMFRLKDKRPFVKGRCQQCRWLDICNGNFRVRSEAATGDLWGPDPACYLTDEEIGVA
- the cobA gene encoding uroporphyrinogen-III C-methyltransferase encodes the protein MTAQGVEALLVGAGPGDPNLLTLAGAAALSRADVVVYDYLANPALLAHAPQDAERVYVGKKGFSEHVTQRQINELLVQRARDLAARGGGVLVRLKGGDPFVFGRGGEEALALAEAGFPCPIVPGVTSGVAAPAFAGIPVTHRGLASSVTFVTGSEDPTKAETAVDWSGIAHGADTLCFYMGVRNLPVIARRLMEAGRSADTPVSLVRWGTTPMQEVLAGTLATIAERAAAVGFKAPAIIVVGAVAALRERLAWYEPGPLAGTTVAVTRTRAQASGLTERLRALGASVIELPVISIAAPSSFSGVDSCIERLAGYRFVVFTSANGVKAFFERLVLAGLDARALACARIAAIGPATAAELAERGIVADLVPGEFRAEAVADLLIEAGLTDGDWVLVPRALEARDVLPRMLRACGARVDVVPVYRTVPPSRASAEPALASLIAGEADAVTFTSSSTVRNFVGLVRDVAPNPVEVLERLDFYSIGPITTTTARDESLRIAAQAEAYTIDGLVEAIVKHRASCVNET
- the hemC gene encoding hydroxymethylbilane synthase; amino-acid sequence: MRIGTRGSKLALWQAHHVADLLRAASPGMDVSVEVVKTKGDRILGVALSKIGDKGLFTKELEQALFDGRVDVCVHSMKDVPTALPEGLALAGCLIRADARDVLVAASGTTFAGLPAGSRVGTGALRRLSQLRAVRDDLDYVEVRGNLDTRIAKVRDGALDAVVLAAAGIERMGWSAEVAEAFSVDTVVPAVGQGAIGLEVRADDERTARACAQVRCAATDACVAAERHVMRALDGGCQVPIGAYARYEEGLLVLDAFVGSLDGSHVLRSRLSAASQPPNDTDAVEAAVREARALAQRAVEEFEAQGARAVLDAVRAAGDERPLA
- the hemA gene encoding glutamyl-tRNA reductase — protein: MTLVVVGVSHKTAGVELRGKLAVPADRLRADLSRLLANDEVSEAVVLSTCNRTEAYAVVLAAPKGVRAIVETLRRNAGLDADGVRELDRALVVKQGPGAVEHLFRVVSSLDSLVLGEAQIIGQVRRAFAAAEDAGAVGETTRRLFRSALEVGKRVREETAIGERPVSVSTAAVQLAERALGELRGRRALVVGTGEMGLLALSYLEERGVSDIVVANRTFERAEEAAARVGGTPAMLDELGERLAQADLVVACAGGEDVLIARDALARAVEARGADASPIVVVDVGLPRTVDPACADVAGAVCFDLDDLDAAMAENARSRAAESVRAEALVARQTDAFLAWMQERDVIPTVKQMHGKARGVCASEAARAAKVLAALHGVETSEEERAVLEALASAVAKKLLHGPAARLRKQAGDPDAYRYTEAARYLFGLDAYPQGFSCRSDEGRTCRLVSGSACARHGGDACPHHREERSCIV
- a CDS encoding precorrin-2 dehydrogenase/sirohydrochlorin ferrochelatase family protein, with amino-acid sequence MVETVRERIPDGAEEGASYYPVFLDVRGRTALVVGGGAVAERKAAGLARAGACVRVVAPTVTAGLEAQARDGLVDLRRRAFRENDVEGVFLVYAATDDAAVNEAVYAEAEARGVPANVVDDPAHCSFIVPSVVRRGPLQLAVSTSGAAPVLAKRLRRELEGRFPEDWAVYVDLLAEVRALVRSRMAGGEAERAPVLEAACDLGVLERLRAGERLDAEAVYAEALRAARAGAGDGR